The following DNA comes from bacterium.
GGCCGTGGTGGAGGTTAAGGCCCTGCGGCGGCGCGGACCGGCCGGGGGTCCACGGGAGGCGGTGACGCCGGATAAAATCCGCCGCCTGGCCCGCCTGGCGGACGCCCTCCTTGTTAGCCGTCCCGAGCTGCGGGGGCTCTACGTTCGCTTCGACGTGGTGGCCGTTCTGTGGCCGAAGGGCCGGGAGCCGGAGGTGGAGCTCATCGAGGACGCCTTCCG
Coding sequences within:
- a CDS encoding YraN family protein, which codes for MDRAEELGDRAEALAAEIYERRGWTVVARDWRPHGLDLRGDLDLVVRKGEILAVVEVKALRRRGPAGGPREAVTPDKIRRLARLADALLVSRPELRGLYVRFDVVAVLWPKGREPEVELIEDAFR